One window of Rhodopirellula bahusiensis genomic DNA carries:
- a CDS encoding MATE family efflux transporter, producing the protein MISALKEVLRVAVPLMVSTGMFSLVLFVDRTLLLWHEPSQMGAAMAAGNLFWVSVCVFVGIASMTSAIISQYIGADQPKRVGQLLWQSTWFALATLPFFILVGSFGESLFQFTDQPEHLIPMQAAYFRILMWGGAGEVLQTALSGFYSGTHRTRTIMLVSLASGVLNLLLDVLLIFGVGSPDPETGLRFMELGIAGAAIASTLSFWFKAVCYAVLLMKPVERERYGILRGIRINRRMMKRLIYFGLPAGLMYVTEAGGFTVIVLQIGRLGDVPLQATTMAINFNMIAFIPLVGMSIAASVLVGQHLIRTGPGPAIRCVIAALIVGWAYSLAWAVAYVFTPGGLIALYSLSPTGVDSEVAFEIAEKLLGFVAIYVILDATQLILAGALRGAGDTWFVLLAGLAVSFGAVIVGAVWQPVAARFQDPDGQAAALAALDWWWWVITGWVCTLAIVMAGRFLQGRWQRMRMV; encoded by the coding sequence ATGATCTCCGCGCTCAAGGAAGTTCTTCGCGTTGCGGTTCCGTTGATGGTCAGCACCGGCATGTTTTCGCTGGTTTTGTTCGTCGATCGAACGCTGTTGCTGTGGCACGAGCCTTCTCAGATGGGTGCGGCGATGGCGGCCGGCAACCTGTTCTGGGTGTCCGTTTGTGTATTCGTTGGCATCGCGTCGATGACCAGTGCGATCATCAGCCAGTACATCGGTGCGGACCAACCCAAGCGAGTCGGCCAGCTGCTGTGGCAGTCGACTTGGTTCGCACTCGCGACGCTGCCGTTTTTCATTTTGGTGGGAAGTTTTGGTGAGTCTCTGTTTCAGTTCACGGACCAGCCCGAGCATCTGATTCCGATGCAGGCCGCTTACTTCCGCATCTTGATGTGGGGGGGTGCGGGTGAAGTGTTGCAAACGGCTCTCTCAGGTTTCTACAGCGGAACGCACCGGACTCGCACGATCATGCTGGTGTCGCTCGCGTCCGGTGTGCTGAACTTGTTGTTGGACGTCTTGTTGATCTTTGGCGTTGGTTCGCCCGATCCCGAGACTGGTTTGCGGTTCATGGAACTGGGCATCGCGGGAGCTGCGATCGCCAGCACGCTGTCGTTTTGGTTCAAAGCGGTTTGTTACGCGGTATTGCTGATGAAACCCGTCGAGCGAGAACGCTATGGCATTTTGCGTGGCATTCGAATCAACCGTCGAATGATGAAGCGGTTGATCTACTTTGGTTTGCCGGCCGGGTTGATGTACGTCACCGAAGCGGGAGGCTTCACCGTCATCGTTTTGCAAATTGGTCGACTCGGCGACGTCCCACTGCAAGCCACCACGATGGCGATCAACTTCAACATGATCGCGTTCATCCCCTTGGTCGGAATGTCGATCGCTGCATCCGTTCTGGTCGGCCAACATCTCATTCGGACTGGGCCGGGGCCCGCGATCCGCTGTGTGATTGCAGCCTTGATCGTTGGTTGGGCCTACTCGTTGGCCTGGGCGGTCGCGTATGTGTTCACGCCCGGCGGCTTGATCGCTCTGTATTCCTTGTCGCCAACGGGAGTGGACAGCGAGGTTGCGTTTGAGATCGCCGAAAAACTTTTGGGCTTCGTTGCGATCTACGTGATTCTGGACGCGACACAATTGATTTTGGCGGGAGCACTTCGCGGGGCGGGCGATACCTGGTTCGTGTTGTTGGCTGGGCTGGCGGTGTCGTTTGGGGCAGTGATTGTGGGTGCGGTGTGGCAACCTGTCGCGGCCCGTTTCCAAGACCCGGACGGCCAAGCGGCGGCCTTAGCGGCGTTGGATTGGTGGTGGTGGGTGATTACGGGTTGGGTCTGCACCCTCGCAATCGTCATGGCCGGACGTTTTTTGCAAGGCAGATGGCAACGGATGCGGATGGTTTGA
- the acnA gene encoding aconitate hydratase AcnA, with the protein MTADIFGAREQFETGSGSAAMYRLEALQKRGLGQIDRLPFSIRVLLEAVLRNCDGFQISEDDVKNLAGWDAKAVAPHEVPFKPYRVVLQDFTGVPAVVDLAAMRSAMERIGGDPNKINPLIPVDLVIDHSVQVDFFGSDGALVQNVEREFERNKERYEFLRWGQQAFDNFGVVPPNVGIVHQVNLEYLARVVAMGKDEQGPVAMPDTLVGTDSHTTMINGLGVLGWGVGGIEAEANMLGQPLYMLMPEVIGFELTGELPSGATATDMVLRVVEILRAEGVVGKFVEFFGTGMNAMSVADRATIANMAPEYGATMGFFPVDDLTLHYMRQTGRSKENVELVERYCKEQGLFRLDDGPTLNYTKTVSLDLSTVEPSLAGPKRPQDRVPLATMKKAFNESLTAPVGASGFGLAPEALSRTGHVSNNGASSDITHGAVVIAAITSCTNTSNPSVMVGAGLLAKKAAERGLTVPSHVKTSLAPGSRVVTDYLNKAGLSESLDKLGFNTVGYGCTTCIGNSGPLPEPVAAAIQEGDLIASAVLSGNRNFEGRVNPLTKANYLASPPLVVAYALAGTTDIDLNTEPLGKDTNGDEVFLKDVWPSADEIRDTIASCIQPEMFTNEYEAAVSGNDMWNAIEAAGGALYPWDEKSTYIHHPPFLDSVTAEAVPDIAPIKGAKVLALLGDSVTTDHISPAGAIATDGPAGRYLQENEVPIREFNSFGSRRGNDRVMVRGTFANIRIRNQLAPGTEGGVTRYLPTGETMSIYDASMKYQADNVPLVVLAGKEYGTGSSRDWAAKGTMMLGVKAVISASFERIHRSNLVGMGVLPLEFADGNSWQSLGLTGEESYDFDGLSNDLEPRSLITVVATAADGKKTEFECRVRIDTPVELQYYQNGGILPTVLRNLRG; encoded by the coding sequence GTGACTGCGGATATCTTCGGCGCACGCGAACAATTTGAAACCGGATCCGGCTCTGCAGCGATGTATCGCTTGGAGGCCCTCCAGAAACGAGGCTTGGGGCAGATCGACCGCTTGCCGTTTTCGATTCGCGTGCTGTTGGAAGCCGTGTTGCGAAATTGCGACGGTTTTCAAATCAGTGAAGACGACGTCAAGAATCTCGCCGGCTGGGACGCGAAAGCGGTGGCTCCTCACGAAGTGCCGTTCAAACCTTACCGCGTTGTACTGCAAGATTTCACGGGTGTTCCCGCCGTCGTCGACTTAGCTGCGATGCGTTCTGCCATGGAACGAATTGGTGGCGACCCGAACAAAATCAATCCGTTGATCCCCGTTGACCTGGTGATCGACCACTCCGTGCAAGTCGACTTCTTCGGCAGCGACGGAGCGCTCGTGCAAAACGTCGAGCGTGAATTCGAACGCAACAAAGAGCGTTACGAGTTCCTCCGCTGGGGACAACAAGCGTTTGATAACTTCGGCGTGGTTCCGCCCAACGTTGGGATTGTTCACCAAGTCAACTTGGAATACCTCGCTCGCGTCGTCGCGATGGGCAAAGACGAACAAGGCCCCGTGGCGATGCCCGACACCTTGGTCGGCACGGACTCGCACACGACCATGATCAACGGTTTGGGCGTGTTGGGCTGGGGAGTCGGCGGCATCGAAGCCGAAGCCAACATGCTTGGCCAACCGCTCTACATGTTGATGCCAGAAGTCATCGGTTTCGAGCTGACCGGCGAATTGCCTTCGGGTGCAACCGCGACCGACATGGTGTTGCGAGTCGTCGAGATCCTGCGTGCCGAAGGCGTTGTCGGGAAGTTTGTGGAGTTCTTTGGAACGGGCATGAACGCAATGAGCGTTGCTGACCGAGCCACGATCGCCAACATGGCGCCCGAGTACGGTGCCACGATGGGATTCTTCCCCGTCGATGATTTGACGCTGCATTACATGCGTCAAACCGGACGAAGCAAAGAGAACGTTGAACTGGTCGAACGTTACTGCAAAGAACAGGGACTGTTCCGTTTGGATGACGGCCCGACGCTGAACTACACCAAGACCGTTTCGCTTGATTTGTCGACGGTCGAACCCAGCTTGGCCGGTCCAAAACGTCCGCAAGACCGTGTGCCGCTCGCGACGATGAAAAAGGCGTTCAACGAGTCGTTGACGGCTCCCGTTGGTGCATCCGGATTTGGACTTGCTCCTGAAGCACTCAGCCGTACCGGGCACGTTTCGAACAACGGTGCCAGCTCCGATATCACACACGGTGCTGTCGTAATCGCCGCCATCACTTCGTGCACGAACACGTCCAACCCATCGGTGATGGTTGGTGCCGGATTGTTGGCCAAGAAGGCTGCCGAGCGTGGTTTGACGGTCCCGTCACACGTGAAAACGTCGCTGGCTCCTGGTTCGCGAGTCGTGACGGATTACTTGAACAAAGCTGGTTTGTCCGAGTCGCTCGACAAGCTCGGTTTCAACACGGTTGGCTACGGCTGCACGACTTGCATCGGCAACTCGGGGCCTTTGCCGGAACCCGTTGCAGCGGCAATTCAAGAAGGCGACTTGATCGCTTCGGCGGTCCTCTCCGGCAACCGAAACTTCGAAGGCCGCGTCAATCCGCTGACGAAGGCCAACTATTTGGCCAGCCCACCGTTGGTCGTCGCGTACGCTTTGGCCGGAACGACGGACATTGACCTGAACACTGAACCACTCGGCAAAGACACCAACGGCGATGAAGTGTTCTTGAAGGACGTGTGGCCATCGGCCGATGAAATTCGCGACACGATCGCGTCTTGCATCCAACCCGAAATGTTCACCAACGAATATGAAGCCGCCGTGTCGGGCAACGACATGTGGAACGCAATTGAAGCGGCCGGCGGAGCCCTCTACCCGTGGGACGAAAAGAGCACTTACATCCACCACCCACCATTCTTGGACAGCGTCACCGCGGAAGCCGTGCCGGACATTGCTCCGATCAAGGGAGCCAAAGTGCTGGCACTTCTCGGCGATTCGGTCACGACTGACCACATTTCGCCTGCCGGAGCAATCGCGACCGACGGACCTGCCGGACGTTACCTGCAGGAAAACGAAGTGCCAATTCGCGAATTCAATTCGTTCGGTTCGCGTCGCGGGAACGACCGAGTGATGGTGCGTGGAACGTTCGCCAACATTCGCATTCGCAACCAGTTGGCACCGGGCACCGAAGGCGGTGTGACACGTTACTTGCCAACCGGCGAAACGATGAGCATCTACGACGCGTCCATGAAGTACCAAGCTGACAACGTGCCATTGGTCGTGTTGGCTGGCAAGGAATACGGAACCGGCAGCAGCCGTGACTGGGCTGCGAAGGGGACGATGATGTTGGGCGTCAAAGCCGTCATCTCGGCCAGCTTCGAACGTATTCACCGCAGCAACTTGGTCGGGATGGGGGTGTTGCCACTGGAGTTTGCCGACGGCAATTCGTGGCAGTCGCTCGGTTTGACCGGCGAAGAAAGCTACGACTTCGATGGCTTGTCCAACGACCTGGAACCTCGTTCGTTGATCACCGTCGTCGCGACAGCGGCGGATGGCAAAAAGACCGAGTTCGAGTGCCGCGTTCGCATCGACACCCCGGTCGAATTGCAGTACTACCAGAACGGCGGCATCCTGCCGACGGTTCTACGAAACCTCCGCGGTTGA
- a CDS encoding polyamine aminopropyltransferase, which yields MIHRAPLHLLYLNVLVIATCGLIYELLAGTLASYLLGDSVTQFSLIIGVYLSALGFGAWLSQYVTSKLARVFIEVELALALLGGFSTPLLFLAFPMIEWFQWLLFGSVIVIGTLVGLELPLLMRILKEHLEFEELISRVLAFDYLGALFASLLFPIFLVPKLGLNRTAIVFGLLNALVGLWGTYLLRPLLAKKGLDGLRGRAFLVIGLLIVGFIKADSITSIAEENTLGGRIVYADTSPYQRIAVTRNDKGFQLYLNGHLQFNSVDEYRYHEALVHPVMSVCEDARRVLVLGGGDGLAVREILRYDHVESVTLVDLDPAMTRLATQFEPLAELNGRSLEMARVTVVHRDAFLWVGEGDEQFDAVVIDFPDPGNYSIGKLYSSRFYNLLRERMTEDAGLAIQCTSPLVAPKSYWCILRTMQSSGFDVTPYHAPVPTFGIWGFALARIAQDPDSDLNWRLPPQLSPEMTGLRYLTPSTMASLFDLPADQQPQDVPPNRLNDQILVRLYDEEWGQNQ from the coding sequence GTGATCCATCGCGCCCCGCTGCATCTGCTGTATCTCAACGTGCTCGTCATTGCGACGTGCGGGTTGATCTACGAGCTGCTGGCGGGGACGCTGGCGAGCTACCTGCTGGGAGATTCGGTCACTCAGTTCTCGTTGATCATCGGTGTCTATCTCTCCGCGCTGGGATTTGGGGCTTGGTTGTCTCAGTACGTGACTTCCAAGCTCGCTCGAGTGTTTATCGAAGTCGAGTTGGCCCTCGCGTTGTTGGGTGGTTTTTCCACGCCACTTCTGTTTCTCGCCTTCCCGATGATCGAGTGGTTCCAGTGGCTGCTCTTTGGCAGCGTGATCGTGATCGGCACGCTGGTGGGTTTGGAACTTCCGCTGTTGATGCGGATTCTGAAAGAGCATCTCGAGTTCGAAGAACTCATCTCACGAGTCCTCGCATTTGACTATCTGGGTGCCCTTTTCGCCTCGCTGTTGTTCCCGATCTTTTTGGTGCCCAAGCTGGGGCTGAACCGGACCGCGATTGTATTTGGTTTGCTCAACGCATTGGTGGGGCTTTGGGGGACGTATTTGCTGCGTCCTTTGCTTGCGAAGAAGGGTTTGGATGGTCTTCGAGGGCGAGCGTTCTTGGTGATTGGATTGCTGATCGTCGGGTTCATCAAAGCCGATTCGATCACCAGCATCGCGGAAGAGAACACACTGGGCGGCCGCATTGTCTACGCCGACACCTCGCCTTATCAACGCATCGCGGTGACTCGCAACGACAAAGGTTTCCAGCTCTACCTGAATGGTCACTTGCAGTTCAACAGCGTCGACGAATACCGCTACCACGAGGCTTTGGTGCATCCGGTCATGTCCGTTTGCGAGGACGCACGTCGAGTCTTGGTGCTGGGTGGCGGTGACGGTTTAGCGGTTCGCGAGATTCTACGATACGACCATGTTGAGTCGGTCACGCTGGTGGATTTGGACCCGGCGATGACGCGGTTGGCGACCCAGTTTGAACCGCTGGCGGAACTGAACGGACGATCCTTGGAGATGGCCCGGGTCACGGTGGTCCATCGGGACGCTTTTTTGTGGGTGGGAGAAGGCGACGAGCAATTCGACGCGGTCGTGATCGATTTTCCTGATCCAGGCAATTACTCGATCGGGAAGCTGTATTCGTCGCGTTTCTACAATTTGCTTCGAGAACGGATGACGGAAGACGCCGGATTGGCGATTCAGTGCACCTCGCCGCTGGTTGCCCCAAAGTCCTACTGGTGCATCCTGCGGACGATGCAATCGTCTGGCTTTGACGTCACGCCCTACCATGCACCCGTGCCGACGTTTGGGATCTGGGGGTTTGCTTTGGCGCGGATTGCTCAGGATCCGGACTCGGATTTGAATTGGCGTCTGCCACCCCAGCTTTCGCCGGAGATGACTGGTTTACGATATCTCACGCCTTCCACGATGGCGAGCCTCTTTGATCTGCCCGCGGATCAACAACCACAGGACGTCCCGCCCAATCGCCTGAACGATCAGATCCTCGTGCGTTTGTACGACGAAGAATGGGGCCAAAACCAGTAG
- a CDS encoding DUF1501 domain-containing protein — translation MLSFKGPRAKDLCDPHLGETRRAFLRVGGASLFGLSLPTIMQLQSNQTKAAEASGGANVHHGGGPGWGKAKSIIMVYLQGGPSHLDLWDPKEDVPDNVKSQFKPISTKIPGVKFTENLPRLSQVNDKFTMIRSMSYTPNGLFNHTAAIYQMMTGYTTDKVSPSGQLEPPSPKDFPNFGSNIVKMKPLDEPMLPFVMLPRPLQESNVVGKGGTAGFLGKAFDPYTLYPPGDDMDMDKLQKIRTDDLSLRDEVFDVRLQRRANLRQALNEQMPVINQAVEKFELDQNYDRALSLILSGRARDAFQLSAEDDVLRDAYGRNSFGQSCLLARRLVEAGTRVVEVIWPKVANSDNHSWDHHSGLSKRMKDQSAPMLDNGLTTLIEDLDQRGMLEETLVVAVGEFGRSPQRGVSTSGNNNSDDGRDHWPYCYTAVVAGAGMKRGFVYGKSDKTASAPVDNPVHPAELLATIYHSFGIDPETIVYNHLNQPRELVKAQAVTSLMT, via the coding sequence ATGTTGTCTTTCAAAGGCCCGCGTGCCAAAGATCTCTGCGACCCTCACTTGGGCGAAACCAGGCGTGCGTTCTTGCGAGTCGGCGGCGCATCGTTGTTCGGATTGTCACTGCCAACAATCATGCAGTTGCAATCGAACCAGACCAAAGCTGCGGAGGCCAGTGGCGGTGCCAACGTGCACCACGGCGGCGGCCCCGGTTGGGGCAAAGCCAAGTCGATCATCATGGTCTACTTGCAAGGCGGCCCGAGTCACTTGGATCTGTGGGACCCAAAGGAAGACGTCCCCGACAACGTCAAAAGTCAGTTCAAGCCAATCTCGACCAAGATCCCCGGCGTCAAATTCACCGAGAACCTTCCGCGACTTTCTCAAGTCAACGACAAGTTCACGATGATCCGTTCGATGTCATACACGCCCAACGGTTTGTTCAACCACACCGCGGCGATCTACCAAATGATGACGGGATACACGACCGACAAGGTCAGCCCTTCGGGACAGCTGGAGCCACCTTCGCCGAAGGACTTCCCCAACTTCGGCAGCAACATCGTCAAGATGAAACCGCTCGACGAGCCGATGTTGCCGTTTGTCATGCTGCCGCGACCACTGCAAGAATCCAACGTCGTCGGCAAAGGCGGCACGGCCGGGTTCCTGGGCAAAGCGTTCGATCCATACACGCTGTATCCGCCTGGCGATGACATGGACATGGACAAGCTTCAAAAAATCCGAACAGACGACTTGTCGCTTCGCGATGAAGTGTTCGATGTCCGCCTTCAGCGACGTGCCAATTTGCGTCAGGCACTCAACGAACAGATGCCGGTCATCAATCAGGCAGTCGAGAAATTCGAACTCGACCAGAACTACGATCGAGCCCTTTCTTTGATCCTGTCTGGTCGGGCCCGCGACGCTTTCCAATTGTCCGCGGAAGACGACGTTTTGCGTGACGCCTATGGACGCAATTCGTTTGGCCAAAGCTGCTTGCTCGCTCGTCGATTGGTCGAAGCCGGCACGCGAGTCGTGGAAGTGATCTGGCCCAAGGTCGCCAACAGCGACAACCATTCCTGGGACCATCACTCGGGGCTGTCCAAACGGATGAAAGACCAATCGGCTCCGATGCTCGACAATGGCTTGACGACGTTGATCGAGGACTTGGACCAACGCGGCATGTTGGAAGAGACCTTGGTCGTCGCCGTCGGCGAATTCGGTCGCAGCCCGCAACGAGGCGTCAGCACGTCTGGCAACAACAATTCCGATGATGGCCGCGATCACTGGCCATATTGCTACACCGCCGTTGTCGCTGGTGCCGGCATGAAACGAGGTTTCGTCTACGGCAAGAGCGACAAAACCGCCTCCGCCCCCGTCGACAACCCGGTCCATCCTGCCGAGTTGCTCGCCACCATCTACCACAGCTTCGGCATCGACCCGGAAACGATCGTCTACAACCACCTCAACCAACCCCGCGAGTTGGTCAAAGCACAGGCAGTGACGTCGCTGATGACCTGA